One region of Acidovorax sp. T1 genomic DNA includes:
- the exaC gene encoding acetaldehyde dehydrogenase ExaC — protein MTVYAAPGAAGAKIAYKPQYNNFIGGKFVPPVKGQYFDVISPVNGKVYTQAARSTAEDIELALDAAHAAADAWGKTDAATRGNILLKIADRIEQNLELLAYAETVDNGKAIRETLNADIPLTVDHFRYFAGAIRAQEGGISEIDSDTVAYHLHEPLGVVGQIIPWNFPILMAAWKLAPALGAGNCVVLKPAESTPISILILAELIADLLPPGVLNIVNGYGREAGMPLATSKRIAKIAFTGSTSTGRVIAQAAANNLIPATLELGGKSPNVFFADIMDKDDAFLDKAIEGLVLFAFNQGEVCTCPSRAIIQESIYDKFMERVLKRVAAIKHQNPLDTDSMMGAQASKEQLTKILSYLDLGKQEGAEVLAGGGQAHLGGDLEGGYYVQPTLFKGHNKMRIFQEEIFGPVLAVTTFKDEAEALEIANDTLYGLGAGVWSRNGNVAYRMGRAIKAGRVWTNCYHAYPAHAAFGGYKESGIGRENHKMMLNHYQQTKNLLVSYSENKLGFF, from the coding sequence ATGACCGTTTACGCAGCCCCCGGCGCCGCTGGCGCCAAGATCGCCTACAAGCCCCAGTACAACAACTTCATCGGGGGCAAATTCGTGCCCCCGGTCAAGGGCCAATACTTTGATGTCATCTCGCCGGTCAACGGCAAGGTCTACACCCAGGCAGCCCGCTCCACCGCCGAAGACATCGAACTGGCGCTGGACGCTGCGCACGCCGCCGCCGACGCCTGGGGCAAGACCGACGCCGCCACGCGCGGCAACATCCTGCTGAAAATTGCCGATCGCATCGAGCAGAACCTGGAGCTGCTGGCCTACGCCGAAACCGTGGACAACGGCAAGGCGATCCGCGAGACGCTGAACGCCGACATCCCGCTGACCGTGGACCACTTCCGCTATTTCGCGGGCGCCATTCGCGCACAAGAGGGCGGCATCAGCGAGATCGATAGCGACACCGTGGCCTACCACCTGCACGAGCCACTGGGCGTGGTCGGCCAGATCATCCCCTGGAATTTCCCCATCCTGATGGCCGCCTGGAAGCTGGCCCCCGCCCTGGGCGCCGGCAACTGCGTGGTGCTCAAGCCGGCGGAGTCCACCCCCATCTCCATCCTGATCCTGGCCGAGCTGATTGCCGACCTGCTGCCGCCCGGCGTGCTGAACATCGTCAACGGCTATGGCCGCGAGGCAGGCATGCCGCTGGCCACCAGCAAGCGCATTGCCAAGATCGCCTTCACCGGATCGACCAGCACGGGCCGCGTGATTGCGCAGGCCGCCGCCAACAACCTGATCCCCGCCACGCTGGAGCTGGGCGGCAAGAGCCCCAATGTGTTCTTTGCCGACATCATGGACAAGGACGATGCGTTTCTGGACAAAGCCATCGAAGGCCTGGTGCTGTTCGCCTTCAACCAGGGCGAGGTCTGCACTTGCCCCAGCCGCGCCATCATTCAAGAATCGATCTACGACAAGTTCATGGAGCGCGTGCTCAAGCGCGTGGCCGCCATCAAGCACCAGAACCCGCTGGATACCGACAGCATGATGGGCGCGCAAGCCAGCAAGGAGCAGCTCACCAAGATCCTGAGCTACCTCGACCTGGGCAAGCAGGAAGGCGCCGAAGTGCTGGCCGGTGGCGGCCAGGCGCACCTGGGTGGCGATCTGGAAGGCGGCTACTACGTGCAGCCCACGCTGTTCAAGGGCCACAACAAGATGCGCATCTTCCAGGAAGAAATATTCGGCCCCGTGCTGGCCGTGACCACCTTCAAGGACGAAGCCGAGGCGCTGGAAATTGCCAATGACACGCTGTACGGCCTGGGCGCAGGCGTGTGGAGCCGCAACGGCAACGTGGCCTACCGCATGGGCCGCGCGATCAAGGCCGGGCGCGTGTGGACCAACTGCTACCACGCCTACCCGGCGCACGCGGCGTTTGGCGGCTACAAGGAATCGGGCATCGGGCGTGAGAACCACAAGATGATGCTGAACCACTACCAGCAAACCAAGAACCTCTTGGTGAGCTACTCAGAAAACAAGCTCGGCTTCTTCTGA
- a CDS encoding DUF779 domain-containing protein, translated as MVDKVIATPAALELVAFLQAKHGPDLMFHQSGGCCDNSAANCYLPGEITMGAGDVYLGDIGGCPFYIGRAQYETWKHTQLIIDVIEGTGGTFSLEGPEGKAFHTRSRVFTDAELAALGIERPLG; from the coding sequence ATGGTCGATAAAGTCATCGCCACCCCCGCCGCGCTGGAGCTGGTGGCCTTTCTGCAAGCCAAACACGGGCCCGATCTGATGTTCCACCAGTCGGGCGGCTGCTGCGACAACAGCGCGGCCAACTGCTACCTGCCCGGCGAAATCACCATGGGCGCGGGCGACGTGTACCTGGGTGACATCGGCGGCTGCCCGTTCTACATCGGGCGCGCGCAGTACGAGACCTGGAAACACACGCAGCTCATCATCGACGTGATCGAAGGCACCGGCGGTACCTTCTCGCTCGAAGGGCCTGAGGGCAAGGCCTTCCACACCCGCTCTCGCGTCTTCACTGACGCAGAGCTGGCCGCGCTGGGCATCGAGCGCCCTCTGGGCTGA
- a CDS encoding acyl-CoA thioesterase — MHSITLRFLAASGAPSASGRIQGGTVLLWADEAGLACASAWAHGDCATAFVGSTSFLRPVRPGDLVEVEARLAYTGGSSMSMAIEVRAGSVQSRELQPVTHCVAVYAAVGDDGQPRAVDAWTPETPGDIALAQRVKAHIDAARAAQ, encoded by the coding sequence ATGCATTCCATCACCTTGCGCTTTCTGGCCGCCAGCGGCGCGCCATCGGCATCTGGTCGCATCCAGGGCGGAACGGTCTTGCTCTGGGCCGACGAAGCCGGTCTGGCCTGCGCCAGCGCCTGGGCGCACGGTGACTGTGCGACGGCCTTTGTGGGCAGCACCAGTTTTTTGCGGCCCGTTCGCCCCGGTGATCTGGTGGAAGTGGAGGCCCGCCTGGCCTATACCGGCGGCAGCAGCATGAGCATGGCCATCGAAGTGCGAGCGGGCAGCGTGCAGAGCCGCGAACTGCAGCCCGTGACCCATTGCGTGGCGGTGTACGCAGCCGTGGGTGACGATGGCCAGCCCCGCGCGGTGGACGCCTGGACGCCAGAGACCCCCGGCGACATCGCGCTGGCGCAACGCGTCAAGGCCCATATCGACGCTGCACGCGCTGCACAGTGA
- a CDS encoding methyl-accepting chemotaxis protein, with protein MSLLHRLGLLHKFMILGTMGLMMSALPTFLYVSNSLQSIAAARQESVGAAPALVLNQVVRLMQVHRGLSAGMLGGDETLAARRPAARDALEKAMGEVATSFAAAQVPTAQTSAWAQAQQTWKALEQAVAARSLQPAQSTAQHTQLIASIMRINEGLLHAYGLQTDPDADTHALIQAALVHAPMLGEKLGVLRAQGSGFLGRGELPAQDKGQLLVLRQRVTELQAETLRSFDRALELNPQFRQSLGGKTPEIQGLITQSLQLLEREVINATEFKLPSKDYFDHFTRTIEALNALNTQAADNLVQALERRVADLQQNLLWVAAALLATLSLTAGMALVFVRSMTQPLAQAVQLSRAVAQGDLSGGPIAHGSNEVGQLLAALLQMRQQLTDVVRNVRGGSESVATASVQIAQGNTDLSARTESQASALEETAASMEQLNATVRQNADSAQQASQLAASASAVAVQGGEVVAQVVETMQGINAASQKIADIIGVIDSIAFQTNILALNAAVEAARAGEQGRGFAVVASEVRSLAGRSAEAAREIKTLISASVERVAQGNALVDRAGATMGEVVGAIRRVTDIVGEISAASHEQSLGVAQVGEAVTQMDQVTQQNAALVEEMAAAASSLKNQAEDLVQVVSVFRLGDERSHSGMLRLQ; from the coding sequence ATGTCTCTCCTCCATCGCCTGGGCTTGCTGCATAAATTCATGATCCTGGGCACCATGGGGCTGATGATGAGCGCCCTGCCCACGTTCCTTTACGTGAGCAATTCACTGCAGTCGATTGCGGCGGCGCGGCAAGAATCCGTGGGCGCCGCGCCCGCGCTGGTGCTGAACCAGGTAGTGCGACTGATGCAGGTGCACCGCGGCCTGTCGGCCGGCATGCTGGGCGGTGACGAGACGCTGGCGGCGCGCCGCCCCGCCGCCCGCGATGCGCTGGAAAAAGCCATGGGCGAAGTCGCAACCAGCTTTGCCGCCGCCCAGGTGCCCACCGCGCAAACCAGCGCGTGGGCGCAGGCCCAGCAGACCTGGAAGGCCCTGGAGCAGGCCGTGGCCGCACGCAGCCTGCAGCCGGCGCAAAGCACGGCGCAGCACACGCAGCTGATTGCATCCATCATGCGGATCAACGAGGGCCTGCTGCACGCCTACGGCCTGCAGACCGACCCCGATGCCGACACCCATGCGCTGATCCAGGCCGCGCTGGTGCACGCCCCGATGCTGGGCGAAAAACTGGGCGTGCTGCGCGCACAGGGCTCGGGTTTTCTGGGGCGCGGCGAGCTGCCCGCGCAAGACAAGGGCCAGCTGCTGGTGCTGCGCCAGCGCGTGACCGAACTGCAGGCCGAAACCCTGCGCAGTTTTGACCGGGCGCTGGAACTGAACCCGCAGTTTCGCCAGTCGCTGGGGGGCAAGACCCCGGAGATCCAGGGCCTGATCACCCAGTCGCTGCAACTGCTGGAGCGCGAGGTGATCAACGCCACCGAATTCAAGCTCCCGTCCAAGGACTATTTCGACCACTTCACCCGCACCATCGAAGCGCTGAACGCGCTCAACACCCAGGCCGCAGACAACCTGGTACAGGCCCTGGAGCGCCGCGTGGCCGATCTGCAGCAAAACCTGCTGTGGGTGGCCGCGGCCTTGCTGGCAACGCTGTCGCTCACCGCCGGCATGGCCCTGGTGTTCGTGCGCTCCATGACGCAACCGCTGGCGCAGGCCGTGCAGCTGTCGCGCGCCGTGGCGCAGGGCGACCTGAGCGGCGGCCCCATAGCCCACGGCAGCAACGAGGTCGGCCAATTGCTGGCGGCCCTGCTGCAGATGCGCCAGCAGCTCACCGACGTGGTGCGCAACGTGCGCGGCGGCTCGGAGAGCGTGGCCACCGCCAGCGTGCAAATTGCGCAGGGCAACACCGACCTGTCGGCCCGCACCGAAAGCCAGGCCAGCGCGCTCGAAGAAACCGCCGCCTCGATGGAGCAGCTCAACGCCACCGTGCGGCAAAACGCCGACAGCGCCCAGCAGGCCAGCCAGCTGGCCGCCAGCGCCAGCGCCGTGGCTGTGCAGGGCGGCGAGGTGGTGGCGCAGGTGGTGGAAACCATGCAGGGCATCAACGCCGCGTCGCAAAAGATCGCGGACATCATCGGCGTGATCGATTCCATCGCGTTCCAGACCAACATCCTGGCGCTCAACGCCGCCGTCGAAGCCGCCCGCGCGGGCGAGCAGGGCCGGGGCTTTGCCGTGGTGGCCAGCGAAGTGCGCAGCCTGGCCGGGCGCAGCGCCGAGGCCGCGCGCGAGATCAAGACGCTTATCAGCGCCAGCGTAGAGCGCGTGGCCCAGGGCAACGCCCTGGTGGACCGCGCCGGCGCCACCATGGGCGAGGTGGTGGGCGCCATCCGCCGCGTGACCGACATCGTGGGCGAGATCAGCGCCGCCAGCCACGAGCAATCGCTGGGCGTGGCCCAGGTCGGTGAGGCAGTGACGCAGATGGACCAGGTCACCCAGCAGAACGCCGCCCTGGTCGAGGAGATGGCCGCCGCTGCCAGCAGCCTCAAGAACCAGGCCGAAGACCTGGTGCAGGTGGTGTCGGTGTTCCGCCTGGGCGATGAGCGCAGCCACAGCGGAATGCTACGACTTCAATAG